The Edwardsiella tarda ATCC 15947 = NBRC 105688 region CACGCGTTGGATTTCCGTCGATGCATGCCTTGCCGAGGGCAATATGCTGCCGGCGGTTTGCCTGCCGCACATCATCAGCTATCTGCGCGAAGATCTGGCCGCCATTAGCCAGGAAGCCCGCGCACTGGGGCTTATCCCAAACTCTCAGAATAACGACTAATACAGCAACACCGGGCGCCAGTCATACGCTGGCACCTGGTGCATTGTCATATCCGCTCACCCGGAGGGCTTCCCATGCCTAAAAATCACGAAGTTGCACAACATATTGACGATCAATCTGCAGAGCCAGTAACCGACTTTCACGCCTTCATCGACTGGCTATGGGCTGTAGATGCAAGTCTGGGCGTAAAAGTTCAGGAGCTGCACGACCTATGGCGCCAAAAGTTGGCACGCCACAATCAGCAACACGCGTTCCAATTGGATGAATTCATTATCGACGGCCGTTACCGCGTTCGCATTAATCCCCCCGACAGCGTAGAACGCGCCGCCGGGTTTGAGCTGATAAGCCTCATGGAGCCAGGCGGCAACCTGGTAGCCATTTATCAAACGTCGGGCGCCCTGATCGCCGATCTGATAGCACACAGTACCAGTCGCTCAGGCCATCAGGTCAACGCTCAGCAGTATGCCCAAGAGTCCGCCCGCCTGCTCGATGTCTGCAATCGGGCATGGTTGCAGAGCACAGGCATGGAGCCGTAACGCATGCCAGGGCAATGCACATGGGGTACGCCTCACCCCGCTATCGACCCGGAAACCTTTGGCCGCGCCCCGCGCACCGACCTAGGCGATGCGATTGCGCTTTATGCGAAAGAAGCAAAAAATCGCAAAGCGCGCGAAGAACGGGAAGCCCGTCAGCAAAAGGCCGAGAGAAAGCAGGTCGCCTCCCATCTGGAGGCGCTTGCCGAAGAAGCTGGCGAGCGCTTTCGCAAGCGCGATCTATTGCTGCCCAAAATCCGCATTGCCCACGCTGCCGCCCGCAAGGATCCAGACTCTGGCCCGCTGGCCGAGTTAATGACCCTGCCGGACTATCTGCGAACCCCGCTACTGCAACGCCTAAAGCACCTGCAGAAAAAACAGGAAGCCGCAGAGGCTGCCGGCAAATCATCCAGACCGGCGAGCCGCTATATCCGCAGTAAATTAGCATTGTTATTACGCCGCATTACGCTGACGAACAGTCGGTTTCTGACGCAGCAATACCAGATAATCGCCGTGCGCGAACGCCTCGATGAGTTGCTGCATCTACCACACCTGAATAAGCGCCGCATCCAGACACTGGCCACACTGACCGCAGGCGCTTTTAGTGGGGAGTTCGACCGGCAATATACGCGCCCAGACATCGAGCAAACACCGATGCAGGCGCTCGCCATTTACCAGCGCCTGGGGTACATGGCGCTATCGCTGCATATCACCCCGCCCCGCTGGGAGGCGCTGCGCCTTGATAAAAACCGCCGTAACCCTATCGATATGGACAAGCTGCCGGGTGCCATAGCGCGCCTGATGTGTGCCGAATACTGGAAGCGTAAGCTGTGGCGCCTGCGCTGCCGCTGGCGCGAGGAGCAGCTGCGCGCCGCCGGTCAGGTATCACGCCAGGTATCCCCTTACATCAGCCGCGATGCGCTGAGTGCATTCCGCGAGCAGCGCCGCCGTCTGCGTGAATTTCTTAAGTCCCATGAGCTGGTTAGTGAGGATGGTTTTACCATCGATCTTGAAGATGTTTACTACGCCAGCGCCAGCAGCCCTAAACACCGTCGCTTCGAGATGATGACGACAATGAAGGGCATTGAGATGATCGCCGAGGAGCGCGGGGACGTACCAACGTTTATCACCGTGACGTGCCCGTCACGCTTCCATGTAACCACAGAGGATGGCCATCCCAATCCAAAATGGGACGGCTCAACTACGCGCGATAGCAGTAACTACCTTGTTGACCGCTTTTTCTCTGCGGTTCGTAAAAAACTCAAACGCCAGGGGCTCTTCTGGTATGGCATCCGCGTTGCTGAGCCGCACCACGACGGCACCGTTCACTGGCACATGATGATGTTCACCCGCCCAGAAGAGCGCGAGACAATCGAGGAAATTGTGCGCGATATTGCCATTCGGGACGACCGCGAAGAGCTGGGTGATGACATTACCCCACGCTTTAAGAGTGAGATCATCACTGCAGAGAAAGGCTCGCCCACTGGCTACATCGCTACCTATATCGGGAAGAACATCGATCGCGGTGCAGTAAAGGGAAATGACC contains the following coding sequences:
- a CDS encoding replication endonuclease, with the protein product MPGQCTWGTPHPAIDPETFGRAPRTDLGDAIALYAKEAKNRKAREEREARQQKAERKQVASHLEALAEEAGERFRKRDLLLPKIRIAHAAARKDPDSGPLAELMTLPDYLRTPLLQRLKHLQKKQEAAEAAGKSSRPASRYIRSKLALLLRRITLTNSRFLTQQYQIIAVRERLDELLHLPHLNKRRIQTLATLTAGAFSGEFDRQYTRPDIEQTPMQALAIYQRLGYMALSLHITPPRWEALRLDKNRRNPIDMDKLPGAIARLMCAEYWKRKLWRLRCRWREEQLRAAGQVSRQVSPYISRDALSAFREQRRRLREFLKSHELVSEDGFTIDLEDVYYASASSPKHRRFEMMTTMKGIEMIAEERGDVPTFITVTCPSRFHVTTEDGHPNPKWDGSTTRDSSNYLVDRFFSAVRKKLKRQGLFWYGIRVAEPHHDGTVHWHMMMFTRPEERETIEEIVRDIAIRDDREELGDDITPRFKSEIITAEKGSPTGYIATYIGKNIDRGAVKGNDPKTGEPRKDNESGKDMAETVENAIGWAGLHGVRQFQFFGIPSRQVWRELRRLACQMTRQKDGPQRLPDPAMDNVLACADAGDFAAYIMAQGGVLIPRKDYVVRTAYDIADRENDYGETPIQIYGIYSPILGAASRICTHPDTWKLVKKAAPTTSPAAQPRESVDVPGGPAAP